The nucleotide sequence TTAAATCGTACTCTAGGCCGCCCAACTTTCCAGATGAAATGGGATATTAGTTTTTTTCCATTCATCAAATTGTATTTTTCGTATTTCTATTGGTAAtgcttgaaaaagaaaaagtattcgTGGCAATATATTCATCTTTATTATCTCTATTCGGTTGTGTAGGTCTAAAGGCACTAGAAGccatctatttattttataatttttgtaatgGGATAATagttcattttataaatatttgataagtCTGCAGGAATATGAACCCCAAGATGTTTCATCGAGGATGTAttccatttaaatgtatattcattaCGGATTTTGGTACTAGGATTACATGGAAGAGTTTGTGTTTTATGTATATTCAATTTATATCCTGAATAAAGTCCAAATTTCTCAAGAGAGTACATCACTTTGGGTAAGCTACATTCTGGGTATGTAAGAAACAATAACACATCATCAGCGTATAGAATAATCTTGTGTTCTATATCTTTAACAACTACTCCTTTTATTTCTGTATCATCCCTGATTAGTTGTGCCAAGGGTTCAATAAATAACGCAAATAGCGTAGGGCTTAACAGGCATCCTTGTCAACATCCCCTTTCTAGAATAATATGTTCAGAAATGCCCCCATTCATTTTAATTCTTCCTATAGGGGTTAAATATAAAGATTTAAATATTCTAATTGTATCTTCAAATCCAAAATGTTGCAAAACTAAGTATAAAAAATCCAAGCTTACTGAATCAAAATCTTTTTCTAAACTAGGGccaggactcgattaaaaaaattaatctaattaattagaggctttgtaattaattaatcgaaattaatcgcattttaatcgcatataaatatttgacctgagaacagtgagaagtaattttttttcacatggatttatagtataccgttgaataatgactgaatacataagcttaagcaacaaaatattgtttatctttgttcaaccaagtctagcagaccagtgcaatttttgcaatgaagtgtatcaatagcatatttagaaacaatttagaaatagtaaatttcagaaattcaggtagcttataggtgctggaaccttctgtaaagcgtttttttaagtaaaacacaatactgtcaattacattcagaacattggaaaccctgactattagaaaacatctctctgttgcttcagaggccataacatactaagtccaactctcaataaccttggccaaaacaataaagagttcaacataaactgttgcatcaacaaaataatacatagttcaacataaagtgtaaagtccacgctagctgctatatgttttgcgtttaggtgatacttgaggctcgatcatgtgctgcggtgatatgcgaacgctagtcggtgctccagtataatcggtccgccgaaactcatccagtgagaaacgttccgcggttttttttttctgtaattaattaatcttagttaacgtgttattttttgtgtaattaattaatctcaattaacgcgttaaagtcccggccctaatctAAACTAATTAGAAGAGTGCTAGTTTTATTCTGAGATATATAATCCCTTATGTGCAGGGCTCGCCATGTGTTATCCATATGTCTGTCTTTGTTTTACAAATCCTGTTTGATATCTATTAAATCTAAAAGAATTTGCTTCCCGTAAGGTAGAATTAAAGCAATTATGAATTATTGGTGTCAGTTGTTCCTTGAATGTTTTATACCATTCAGCAGACAAACCGTCCATTCCTGgtactttatttgttttaagttttgatATAGCCTTACTTATTTCCTCTgttgttatattttgattttatattttgttttgcattgatCCAATTGATGGTAAATTCAATGTATGTAAAAAATCTGGTATACCCTTGCGGGGTGAATATGATTTTTCTGAGTATATAATTCCTTATAGTACTTTTCAAAACCTGTTGTAGTTCTTCTAATTCATGACATATCTTTTTAGTTCTGGGATCtctaattttaaatatactccTCTCCACCTTTTTTCCCTTATTCTCCAAGctataagttttttttgttttttttttgcttttggacCATTTTCATAATAACTCTGCTTTataaatttcagttttaattttacttGTTCATCATATAATCCTATTAAGTTGCGATCTAACTTCttttataatttagaaaataGTTGGATCATTTTTCTCTAACTCTTTAAGTTGCATATTTAGATTCTTTAAaagtatctgtttttttttctctgcgaTGCCCACTATATAAGTTTACCTCACATAACGGCTTTAGATGCGTCCCATAGGGTACAAGGTGACACCTCTCCATTATCATTGTCTTATGTACTCAGAGAGTTCTTTTTTAACATATTCTTATCATTTAAATGACTGGCACTGAGTCGCCAGAATGTCTTTTTAGGTTTACTGTCCAGGAACACTGAGGTATACTCCTGAATGGTCTGAGATGTCCCTTGCTCCTATTTCACAGTCCTTCACTCTATGTCGGTCTGatccaaacataaaaaataataaattctagAGTGAGACATATGAGCAGAGGAAaagaaagtaaattattttttgcaagGATATTGATCTCGCCAAACATCTATTAAGCCCAATTCTTTCATCATATTTCTAATTTGTCTAGCTTCTCGACTAATTTGCTTGATGGAAGTTGAATCAAATTTAGGTTGGAGTTGTAAATTCCAGTCCCCCCCCCACAGATCAATGTACTAGAGGTCTCCTTGGctataatagtaaatattttcTTGATAGATGCTTTGTCTTCTCCAGGTGGTCTGTATACATTGACTAATGTGACTTCCTTTTGGTCAATAGTCCCTTTAACAAGGTTATATTACCCTTCTCTATCAGTTATTTCAGAAAGCACCTGAAAATTAACTTTGTTCGGAATTAATGTCACTACTCCCCATTTACATCcattattaaataaagaaaaaaggctCTGTAAGAATTACAGAAACCTCAGACAGTTTGATCTTCTGAGGCATTCTAAGGACACACAGTGCATTAACATACAGACATCTGTTCCCACATCTCACTGAGAGAAAATGCAGGAAACGCCTCTCTCACATATGCAACAGTTCCTTCTCATTCCATTCCTTCCCTTCACATAGCTCACTCAGAAAGGTCAATAGTAGAATATAATGTTCTATATTAATGCAAGTGATATTTTGGGGAAGTcgttgcctaatggttagagtgtcggactcccaatcgaaaggttgtgagttcgagtttcgggccggcaggaattatGGGTGGGGagatgcatgtacagttctctctccaccttcaataccacgacttaggtgcccttgagcaaggcatcgaacccccaactgctccccgtgcgccgcagcataaatgatgaacactgctccgggtgtgtgtgtgtgtgttcactgctctgtgtgtgtgcactttggatgggttaaatgcagagcacaaattctgagtatgggtcaccatacttggctgaatgtcacttcactttcactttcacttcactttacagtcatgtttggtgtcatttgaatcgtctcagtgcaactggtacaatggtctcagtcttacaaaagtagattaaaaGATAATTCATTTCCTAAGAATTAAGAGATATTTTGCCTACTGTAATGGGAGGGAGTGCCCCTTCccagggtcctccatgtaaattaccttctgttcccattgaggtgtaaaCTACCCTGGTCTGAGACCTGACTTAATGCAAATTACAATTGTTTGTTTCCGTCtacatctcgggggatgtttgtcttggtctgaggtatttaaaggttTGCAGCAACAGGATCAGGGCCTTCTGTAGCTGGAATGAGCCCATAGCATGAAGTGTGTCCacacacttcatactatgtatttttctaAGAGTCATGTATGCATCTTTTActattagattcatctttgagaatttgatgtcttATATTGATTTGAATTGGCTATGTATAATTGGCATTATccttacctgactgataataaattgttacattttatttactctgACTTAGtctgaaattattttctcaagtaGATTAAGTGAAGGCTATGTTTCCGCAAATCTGCGTCCAGGGTTAAGTGCATACTAAAACTCAGACTAGATGGAGCATAGGGCACATCAGGTGAGGTTTAAGATTTCTGGCTAAACCGCTTGACTTTACTTAAGTTTTACTCAGTTGCATTAACTATGGGGGGGCTAGTAAAAGTACTGGTCATAACCACTGGTTATTGTCTCATCGTTAATTAAGTTGTACGTAGTTATATAACTGTTGGGGGCTAGACAGGTAGTGCTAGCAGAACCGCTGATTATTGTTGGAGCTTTAACTAAGTTGTACATGGGTAGCTGAGGGGGACTAAACGGATTAGTCATAACCTCTGACTACTGTTGAGACTGGCGAGTTTGTGATCGTGGGACACACGTAGAAGAACGGCCGTCGTGGGGCACCCTGAGCGACATAGATTCCTAATGAACGAGTTAAATAAAGTAAAGAGTTAAAtgagaataatcaaatgtcagaagaataacaataataattggaGACCAACAAACAACCAATTTgcctttcaacctaaattcgagatcatactaaaatggagtcagattagataataaatggagtcagatttgagtttaacctaaattgatTAACTCGCGCTGAAAGAatgaacacgcaggaaaccttcatccagcaccggataccttccttgggccgagtgcctggaccttacagCTCCAAATCCCATTTTCCCTAACTTTCCATGCTCTGTGTCAGAAAGATGAGTCTCTTGCCAAAAGATTATCTGTTGATTTTCTCTACATTTTGGCAAAAAGTTTACTTCTTTTAATTGGATTTAGTAATCCATtaacattcaaaataattattctatATTCCTGTTTTGGCATACAATCTAATCtatttcagacttatgtgcctctagaagcttgcgttctgcaagtgaacatcgcttgattgttcatcccaaagaagcacaaagtcacttttacagacttttaaagtaaatgttcctcctggtggaaggaccttcccaactcaatccgagcagctgagtccttagccatcttcaagaatcggcttaaaacacatctcttccatctttatttgaccctctaactttaacactcactattctaattctattcttaaaaaatctaactaccttcctaatttttttgtattctatttttcttttaattaatttattatgcaattatatatatgtgtgtatgtgtaaagacctctaactagcttgctctattcttttattttttattctatctgttttctttttatttattatattatttaaaatcccatgctacgtgtacagtgttaacctaactgagaattgttatagcacttatatatcattgctctttttgttgtttttgatttcttccactgtcctcatctgtaggtcgctttggataaaagtgtctgctaaatgaataaatgtaatgtaaatgtaatcaagCATTGTTGTAAAAACTGAGGTGACCAGAACATGCAAATCAAGAACATATTGAacgtagaaaaaataaaataaaaataataataataataaaataaatttaaaaaatacaacaaaaacggCCTCCAAACCTGAAGTTTTAAGTAACTGTGAATGATGCCCAATTTTTAGAGGGGAGGaggctttttttgtttcttaaagtaattttcagatgcaatgaaaaaactaacaaacatgaaacatttaaatagttAATATAGATTAACCCacagtaacacattttaactaatgaatcgcctattttcatttgctgcatgtttttttaaaacattataaaaataaagtttttgagagagaaaaaaaaagagtcaggtATAAGTCACATTTTATCAAATTCGGCATGCCTAATAAttataatgtaccaacaggatatttttattttccctcacttcaaataaataaatcattttaaatttaattatcagaaaagaacaataattaaaaatatataattctaatggatacaTTTAAttgcagaataaaataataatataggcttagctacaaacaaaaacaaaataataataataataataataaagcaaaacaTAAGGTAAGGTTGGTCTCTCATTGGGGACAAatccaaacgtttccatatttgtgaaGTTACACATTTTGAAGCTAAACTATTATTCATAGGTTAACGTGTGTTTCAGTATTgatggaaaaaaatcataatgagcaAAAAATATTCCAAAGTGGCACGGTGTACGCCCGCGCAGTTTCTAATGAATCAGCTGAAACTGATAATACTCCATTTTGGGTCACACAGTAAATGCATAATTCAGTTTGAAATATCAAGAATAATAGCAAAGTAaataagaattatttctaaatactGGACAATTCTCATTttgctctgcatatggaacctgaaggatttatttatttattttgccaataACAAAgcgaaatgaaaacatttagcttttaatctatatatatatatataaatttggatgaaagcgtctgtaatgactgtttaataataatagcatgCAGTTAGTGCCTTTGTGAAAAGGCTTTATTAATTTCTGATGAGTAGACTGCAGCCGAAGACTGTCccacattttgaaattaactcactgtacATTTTCTAATGGATTTAAGTATGttacattgttatattataatgtaattaattgttgttttatttcattgtttcatcTCCTTTTACAAACTTACAGTTTTGTGGATAACTTTAAAACCTGACTGACTTGCTGTTACCGCTGTGGCCCTTCGGAAGCGGTAGAAGGCATTTcggttgtccacctactgtatgaATAAAATTGACTCGATGACCTATCATTAATTTCctgtttctcctgcagttgtacgcTCAAGGAGCTGCAGCTTTGGTGGAGTGTTTCACGTGGAGGGGAGAGAACGCTATAGTCTGATGTTTGAGGAGGCCAGGAGGTTGTGTGAGCATTTAGCCTCTTCACTAGCCAGTCTGGAGCAGGTGGAAAAAGCCTACAATAAAGGACTTCAGACGTGCAGGTTCTTTGATTTAGTCTTATatctaaatgaaaattaaacatacagGATCATTATTACCATGAGCTCCATCTTAATATAAACTTACATTTTGTGTGCAGGTATGGATGGATAAACGACTCAGAGGTGGTGATACTCCGTCACATCCAAAATACAAACTGTGCTGGCAACAAAACCGGCATCATCAAAATAATTCAAGACAGTGAAAAATATGATGCCTTCTGTTATGATGCTGAAGGTTTGTTTGGTGCAACATGCTGTAAGTTTTAGTCAACACATGATCAATCATCTTTTTAACAAAGCATTGCATTTTAATCAGATACGTCAGAGAAGAACTGCACAGCTATGATTGACCCTTATGGATTAAGCGAAACAGGTACTACATTTACCAAggaataacagtttaaatgtatgGAAGTGGAAGGCacttttgtatgaaaaaaaactaaatgtgtgtgtgtgtgtgtgtgtgtgtgtgtgtatgtgtgtatgttatCTAGATTTAATGTTCA is from Carassius auratus strain Wakin chromosome 25, ASM336829v1, whole genome shotgun sequence and encodes:
- the LOC113043661 gene encoding CD44 antigen-like yields the protein MWIILLGLTSALLASSRSENTTVVRSRSCSFGGVFHVEGRERYSLMFEEARRLCEHLASSLASLEQVEKAYNKGLQTCRYGWINDSEVVILRHIQNTNCAGNKTGIIKIIQDSEKYDAFCYDAEDTSEKNCTAMIDPYGLSETEVATRGPNAGGEDSEKSTSEKMFLGFCVVVFYFVV